In Dermochelys coriacea isolate rDerCor1 chromosome 16, rDerCor1.pri.v4, whole genome shotgun sequence, one genomic interval encodes:
- the MRRF gene encoding ribosome-recycling factor, mitochondrial, producing MAMALRCLRQLPPLLQNSLSGLVRPPLQVPLKHTALMLNGCRQCVVHQTMLTRHLATKKAKAKGKGQSQARVNINAALVEDIISLGEVNDEMKAVMEALKEEFGKNLNIRTSPGTLDHITVTTNDGKFPLNQLGQISLKSPQLILVNMASFPESTAAAIKAIRESGMNLNPEVDGIIIRVPIPKVTREHRESLAKLAKQLTNKSKDSLRKVRSNALNQVKKAKSTVSEDTIKLVEKQIQQMTDDTAAEMDKLLAGKTKELLG from the exons ATGGCCATGGCATTAAGGTGTCTCCGTCAGCTGCCTCCCCTGCTTCAGAATTCTCTCTCAGGACTAGTAAGGCCACCCCTGCAAGTACCTTTGAAGCATACAGCCCTGATGCTGAATGGCTGCAGGCAGTGTGTGGTCCACCAGACAATGCTGACCAGACATCTAGCTACCAAGAAAGCTAAAG CTAAAGGTAAAGGGCAGAGCCAAGCCAGAGTGAATATCAATGCTGCCTTAGTTGAAGATATTATCAGTCTCGGGGAGGTAAATGATGAAATGAAGGCAGTGATGGAAGCCCTTAAGGAAGAATTTGGGAAAAATCTCAATATAAGAACCTCACCTG gCACTCTTGATCATATAACTGTGACAACAAACGATGGAAAATTTCCATTAAACCAGCTTGGACAAATCTCGCTGAAATCTCCTCAGCTCATTCTAGTGAATATGGCTAGTTTTCCAGAG AGTACAGCTGCAGCTATCAAGGCTATAAGGGAGAGTGGAATGAACCTGAACCCGGAAGTAGATGGGATAATaattcgggtgccaattcctaa GGTAACAAGAGAACACCGTGAAAGTCTGGCTAAACTTGCCAAACAGCTTACGAACAAAAGTAAGGACTCTTTGCGAAAGGTCCGGAGTAACGCTCTGAACCAAGTGAAGAAGGCCAAGAGCACAGTGTCTGAAGACACCATTAAGCTGGTAGAAAAGCAG ATCCAGCAAATGACAGACGACACTGCAGCAGAGATGGACAAGCTCCTGGCAGGGAAGACCAAGGAGCTCCTCGGCTGA